The Streptomyces kanamyceticus DNA segment GCCTCCACGGAGCAGCCCGACGCGGAGGGCCCGGTCCCCGAGGACAGGGCACACCTCGTCGCCGACCTGGTCCGATTCGATGTCTGAGGGATCTGAGAGGGCTGCGGACGCCGCGGCCGCGCGCGCCGCCCGGCTCGCCTACGAGCACGCCCGCGACCTGACCGCCCGCGACGCCGCCCACCAGGCGCTCACCGAACGGCTCCTGCTGCGCTGCGCCGACGTGCTCGACTCCTTCGACCGGCTCCTCGCCGACGGCGCGGCGAGCGATGTCGCGACGTACCGAAGAAGCCTCGGCCTGATCGCCGGGCAGTTGGAGACCGCGCTGGCCGACGAGGGACTCGAACGCCTCGGCCGCGTCGGCGAGCGGGCCGAACCCGCGACCCACCACGTGGCCGAGGCCCGTCCCGCGCCGGTCGGCGCGGGTGACGACGAGGTCCTTGAGATCGTGCGGCGCGGGTATCGATACCGGGGGCACGTGCTGCGCGCCGCCCGGGTGGTCGTCGCCGTCGACAGCGGCACCGAGCGAGAGACG contains these protein-coding regions:
- a CDS encoding nucleotide exchange factor GrpE, with protein sequence MSEGSERAADAAAARAARLAYEHARDLTARDAAHQALTERLLLRCADVLDSFDRLLADGAASDVATYRRSLGLIAGQLETALADEGLERLGRVGERAEPATHHVAEARPAPVGAGDDEVLEIVRRGYRYRGHVLRAARVVVAVDSGTERETERE